One window from the genome of Bufo bufo chromosome 4, aBufBuf1.1, whole genome shotgun sequence encodes:
- the LOC120997032 gene encoding WAP four-disulfide core domain protein 18-like: MAPVTVSLVLLILCCAGALADNNGKPPKVADKSWKCPVVYTFARCDPYIRHCLHDYECSGNEKCCDGGCIFQCTPRP, translated from the exons ATGGCACCGGTGACCGTCTCTCTCGTTCTTCtcattctttgctgtgcaggagcatTAGCAGACAACAATGGCAAACCCCCAAAAG TTGCAGATAAATCTTGGAAGTGTCCAGTAGTTTATACATTTGCCCGTTGCGATCCTTACATTAGACATTGCCTTCATGACTACGAGTGTTCCGGGAATGAGAAGTGCTGTGATGGCGGCTGCATATTTCAGTGCACACCACGT CCATGA